A region from the Benincasa hispida cultivar B227 chromosome 8, ASM972705v1, whole genome shotgun sequence genome encodes:
- the LOC120083127 gene encoding exocyst complex component EXO70B1 has protein sequence MATTTTSIGGGGGGGGGEDRVMATAQQIVNSLNNTPKEVRDDMLLIFSSFDNRLSNITSLVNSGDSKREEDRFEAAEKVILRWDSGHGASRNSIHWEDSPDEAAEYLTAVDDIIQWIDDLSIRSDSAEIVDRAENAIQIAMSRLEDEFRHMLIRSTVPLDAEHLYGSIRKVSLSFASHDSENSDEFESFADVDRGSGIYHERGVSLGDDLRVDLIHPDAVVDLKEIADRMIRSGYEKECVNVYTGVRRDALDECLVVLGVEKLSIEDVQKIDWKILDEKMKKWIQAVKVSVRVLLTAEKRLCDYIFSGSDDSEELCFNETAKGCIRQLLNFAEAIAIGERSVEKLFRILDMYEALEYVFPDLQAMVTDEFVIEEARGVLSRLGEAAKGTFAEFENAVRNETSKKTMLNAEIHPLTRYVMNYLTLVVVYSKTLDALLEGDDEDLHHLGGDGGDNLELETMSPLARRLFSLIATLETNLERKSKLYGDDSIQYIFLMNNIQYIVQKVKDSELGKLLGDRWVRKRRGQVRIYATNYLRASWGKLLSFLKEEGTGGSSNSALKLATLKEKFKNFNAGFEEIYRIQTGWKVPDAQLREELRISVSAKALPAYRAFLGRHGSQLENTRHAGRYIKYTSDDLEGYLLDLFEGSPCVIHHLRRKSSS, from the coding sequence ATGGCGACGACGACCACCAGTATTGGCGGCGGAGGTGGCGGCGGCGGTGGGGAAGATAGAGTTATGGCTACCGCTCAGCAGATAGTAAATAGCCTCAATAATACCCCTAAGGAGGTTCGAGACGACATGCTTTTGATCTTCTCTAGTTTTGACAATCGTCTTTCTAACATCACCAGTTTGGTCAACAGTGGGGATTCAAAGAGGGAGGAGGATCGATTTGAAGCTGCTGAGAAGGTGATTCTTCGTTGGGATTCTGGTCATGGAGCTTCTAGGAACTCAATTCATTGGGAGGACTCGCCAGATGAGGCGGCTGAGTACTTAACGGCGGTCGATGATATTATTCAGTGGATCGACGACTTGTCAATTCGTTCGGATTCTGCTGAGATCGTCGACCGTGCTGAGAACGCGATCCAGATCGCTATGTCGAGGCTTGAGGATGAGTTTCGTCATATGTTGATTCGGAGCACTGTCCCTCTCGATGCTGAGCATCTCTACGGTTCAATTCGTAAGGTTTCCCTCTCTTTCGCTTCACACGACAGCGAAAATTCCGATGAATTTGAGTCCTTCGCTGATGTTGACCGTGGTTCGGGAATTTACCATGAGCGTGGCGTTAGTTTGGGCGATGATTTGCGGGTCGATTTGATCCATCCTGATGCTGTTGTTGATTTGAAAGAGATCGCCGACCGGATGATTCGGTCTGGATACGAAAAAGAGTGTGTGAATGTGTATACTGGTGTCCGACGCGATGCTTTAGATGAGTGTTTGGTGGTTCTTGGAGTTGAGAAGCTAAGTATTGAGGATGTTCAGAAAATTGACTGGAAAATCTTGGAcgagaagatgaagaaatggaTCCAAGCTGTTAAGGTCAGTGTTCGAGTACTTTTGACTGCCGAGAAGCGACTGTGTGACTATATCTTTAGTGGGTCTGATGACTCTGAGGAACTTTGCTTCAATGAGACTGCAAAAGGGTGCATCAGACAATTACTGAATTTTGCAGAAGCCATTGCTATAGGGGAAAGGTCAGTAGAGAAGCTATTTCGTATTCTAGATATGTATGAAGCTCTGGAATACGTCTTCCCTGACTTGCAGGCtatggtaaccgatgaattTGTGATTGAGGAGGCTCGAGGAGTACTTTCTAGGCTGGGAGAGGCCGCCAAAGGTACATTTGCTGAATTTGAGAATGCTGTTCGGAATGAGACTTCTAAGAAAACAATGTTAAATGCTGAGATTCACCCGCTCACTCGATATGTCATGAATTACTTAACATTGGTTGTGGTTTATAGTAAGACTCTAGATGCTCTTTTAGAAGGAGATGATGAGGATTTGCATCATCTAGGGGGTGATGGCGGTGACAATTTGGAGTTAGAAACTATGTCTCCTTTAGCTCGTCGTCTGTTTTCATTGATAGCAACACTGGAGACCAATTTAGAGAGAAAATCCAAACTCTATGGTGATGATTCAATACAATATATATTTCTCATGaacaatatacaatatattgtGCAGAAAGTGAAAGATTCTGAGCTTGGAAAGCTCTTGGGTGACCGCTGGGTTCGTAAGCGCCGTGGTCAGGTTCGCATTTATGCAACAAACTATCTTAGGGCATCTTGGGGCAAGCTATTATCTTTCTTAAAGGAAGAAGGTACTGGTGGGAGCTCTAATAGTGCTCTGAAACTAGCTACTTTAAaggaaaaattcaaaaatttcaatGCTGGCTTTGAGGAAATCTATAGAATTCAGACAGGCTGGAAGGTTCCAGATGCTCAACTACGGGAAGAGCTCCGAATTTCAGTGTCCGCAAAAGCGCTACCTGCATATCGTGCCTTCTTGGGAAGACATGGAAGTCAGTTAGAGAATACAAGACATGCTGGGAGGTATATAAAGTACACATCCGATGACTTGGAAGGCTATTTATTGGATCTGTTTGAAGGATCACCTTGTGTTATACATCACTTACGAAGAAAAAGTAGTTCATAG
- the LOC120082533 gene encoding uncharacterized protein LOC120082533 translates to MSNPVEQTQEGEDPKPSEVNPSDQGDQSQEWEIMARAWLCSFPEAKAGSMEEVEAWIDSNHASLPGNLKSMPRSDLCQRLISIQNLMRLSSQATGKEEIHKQQDEDDQGYQGDLPHARFQRTNQWIPVYSWLESLHQDEVVKSKEISDWLTENPTIRDQLCSRHSRYHLMHYIKKCHLKILKRKEKKKGSQLPDKSPLKVHKDVLMKPALPPRDSFSDLPKDSGIYLAKRKEAYRKYEILMELEKLLASKFSKSQGVK, encoded by the exons ATGTCGAATCCAGTGGAACAAACCCAAGAAGGAGAAGACCCTAAGCCATCTGAGGTAAACCCTAGCGACCAAGGCGATCAATCCCAAGAATGGGAAATCATGGCACGGGCTTGGCTTTGCTCCTTCCCGGAGGCCAAAGCTGGGTCCATGGAAGAGGTTGAAGCTTGGATCGATTCCAATCATGCCTCTTTACCTGGAAACCTCAAATCAATGCCCCGCTCCGACCTTTGCCAGAGGCTGATTTccattcaaaatttaatgagaCTTTCCAGTCAGGCGACG GGAAAGGAAGAGATTCATAAACAACAAGATGAGGATGATCAAGGGTATCAGGGCGATCTTCCACATGCTCGATTTCAACGCACCAACCAGTGGATACCTGTTTATTCTTGGTTAGAGTCTCTACATCAAGATGAGGTTGTCAAGTCTAAGGAAATATCTGATTGGTTGACCGAAAATCCCACCATCAGAGATCAGCTGTGTTCAAGACATTCTCGTTATCATTTAATGCACTATATCAAAAAGTGTCATttgaagatattgaaaagaaaggaaaagaaaaag GGTTCTCAGCTGCCTGACAAATCTCCTCTGAAAGTTCACAAGGATGTCTTAATGAAACCAGCACTGCCTCCCC GTGATTCGTTTAGCGATCTACCAAAAGACAGTGGCATATATTTGGCAAAACGGAAGGAAGCCTATAGAAAATATGAAAT TTTAATGGAGTTGGAGAAGTTGCTCGCCTCCAAATTTTCCAAGTCTCAAGGAGTCAAATAA